The following DNA comes from Ignavibacteria bacterium.
GTTTATGCAGTTTTGCTGAACCTTATGATTCCCATAACAATTTATGTAACACGTGATATTAAATAATTGTTATTAATATAGTTAGATTTGTAAACTTTTGTAAATTAAGGAACATGAGCTAAAATGCATAAGTTTAACAATAGAATTAAATAAAATTTTTAAAGAAATGAAAAGATCAATTATTTTAACCATCTGCGCAGCTTTGATTTTAGCGGAAAATATTTATTCACAGAATCAAAATGAGCTTGCAGGCACTTGGCAGGGAAAGCTTCCCTGCGCTGACTGCGAATACATTAATTACAAGCTTATTCTGCTTAGTGATAATACCTATAAAGATGAAATGGATTATTACAACAAGGATGTTAAACCATTTCAGACAGCAGGCAAATGGAGCTTTAGTGATAACATACTTACTTTGGATGAAAGTACCGGTATGAAACAAAAATTCAGATTAAGCGGAAATACATTGAACCTTCTGGACGCTTCAGGTAATTCCGTTCCACAAGGACAAATTACCAGAATGACTAAAGAGCAGCCTGTGGAAACTGACCGCTGGGCAGCAAAACGCAGCAAAGGAATAGATTTTACCGGGATGGGCAATGAACCATTCTGGAACATAGATCTGGATTTAGACGATAAGACTTTGACATATTCAAGGCTTGGTGAAAGCTCAATTACTTTTACTAATATCAAAGAAGCAGCGGTTATGGATGCACCTGTAATTACATATCAAGGAAATACAGCGAAACATGAAATTTCTGTTGATATAATCAAGCAGGAATGCACAGATAACATGGCGGGAGATGTTTTTCCTTACAAAGTAACAGTTAAGCTGCGCACCGGTAAAAGTCTGAAGGTTGATACGCTTAATGGCTGCGGCACTTACCTGGCTGATCTAAGGCTCGGCGGTAACTGGCTGATAAGTAAAGTGAACGGAAAAGATATAAGTGAATATAAGATCATGAAGGAAAAATCACCCCAAATGGTTCTTTCACTTTCGCTTGAGCGTTTCAGCGGCAACGCAGGCTGCAACAGCTTTTTTGGAAGCTTTGAATCAAAGGGCAACAAACTTCGTTTCGGCAAAACCGCTTCAACTATGATGATGTGTCCGGATATGAAGCTTGAAAACGATGTTTTCTCAATAATAAATGAAGGTTATTACAGTTTCATTATTGAAAATAACATTCTAACCCTTATTGATATGAAAGGCAATGTTGTTATTGATTTTATAAAGGCAGATTAATATTAAATTTTTTTTCATTAGATCAGAAGCCGGTTAACAGCCGGCTTTTTTATTTAAAAATTATTATTTAACCATTTGGTTAAATGTTTATGAATCATTATATTTGTTAAAATAAAAATGAATAAAGAGTCGGAATCAGTCAAATTAGATATGTTATTCTCTTCACTTGGTGACAGCACCCGTAGAGAAATACTAAGCAGGATCAAGGAAAAGCCGCAGAATATAATAAAACTTGCAGAAGATTTTAATATGTCTTTACCGGCAGTTTCGAAACATATTAAGATATTAAGTGAAGCGCAGTTTATTATTAAAGAAAAAAAAGGACGGTTTATTTACTGCAGCTATAATTTCAATGCTATTAAGCCGGCATTGGATTGGATAAATACTCAGCACAGCCTATGGGATAACAGCTTTAACAAGCTAACAGAGTTAATAAAAATCAAAACGATTACTAAACGTGGAAGAAGAAATAAAAGATAAAACGCTAATTTATTTAAAAAGAGAATTTCCATGCAGCGCAGAAGAGCTTTTTAAAGCTTTTTTAAAAGAAGAATTGTTCAGTAAATGGTTCTGTCCCCCGGGATTTGAAGCGGGTAATTTTAATGTATCTCCCTTTGAAGGAGGTGGCTATAAATGTGAATTTTTGAAAGAGGGGAAGCATGTATTAACCATCAAAGGTGAATATAAAGAAATAAAAAAATTCAGTCGCCTTATTTTCACATTAATGTATGATCCTGATCATTCAAATATAGGTAAATGCATAATTACAGTCAGCTTTTCAGGTTCAGATTCAAGAACTACACTTGTACTTAACCAGGAAATAAACGGGAAAATTGAAAGTAGCGGCAGAACCAAAGGCTGGGAATTTATGTTTGGTGTACTTGAAAAATTAATAATAAAATAAAATATAACTTAATTATTATGACAAAAGCAAAAGGAACAAAAGAATATCCATGGAAGCTGAAAACACCTCCCGGAACGTCAGAGTATGAAATGTACATAGATACAAAAGACGGCAAAGAGGTAATTGTTTGTACGGTCGGTAAAACAGTATTGCTTTATAATGCTGACTGTATAAAAGACCTGCATACAATGTTAAAAAAACACGGTGACTGGATGGAGCTCGGCTCAACTGATGAACAAAAAGAAGCAAAAGAAGGAACAGTAGAAGCATGGGGAAGATCTCCCAAAAATCCAGTTGGCGGCTGGTATGGTTTAAAAAAAGGTTTAAGAGGACGGTTTGGAATGTACATTCCCCCGTTACTGGAAGAATTGGGACTTGCTGAAGTGGAACATAATCCCAGAAACAACAGAATGAGGGCAAAATAATAATGAAAGCAGTAAGAGTACAATACAAGGTTAGACCTGAATATACAGATACCAATAAAAAGAATATCGCCGGAGTTATGAATGAGCTTAAGAAAGCCAATGAAGACGGAATAAAATATTCAGTTTTTATTAGTGAAGATGATGTAACATTTATGCATTTAGCTGTTTTCAGGCATGAAACAGAACAGAAGAAACTCAATGAAATGGAGTCATTTAAAAAATTCGCTTCAGAATTACAGGCAAGCATACCTGTTGAGCCTCCAAAACCTGAAACTCTGTTTCTCGAAGGCTCAAACCATTTCATAATCTGGTAAAGATACATTTTAGCAGAGTTCATTTATATTTTCTTTGCTATCTTATGCATATTTATTTATAGATTAGTGGAATATTTAGACAAAGGTAAATATTACGGAGTACCAAATAAGGTTATAAATCTTGGAGATATTGTTCTCACTGATAACGAGTACGTTCATAAAAAAGTAGACTGGCATTACCACGAAAATGCGTATTTCACATATTTGATAAAGGGCCGGCTTCAGGAAATAAATAAAAAAGAAACATTTAATTGTAATGCCGGCACTCTGCTTTTCCATAATTGCCAGGATGCGCATTATAATATAAAACCGGATGGTTTTACCCGCGGATTCCAGCTTGAATTCAGCTCTGGCTGGCTGCACAAGCATGATTTCAAAACAGAAAATTTTGAAGGCTCAGGAATAATTTGTGATATTGAGCTTAGAAATATTTTCAATAATATTTATATAGAATCAGTATTAAATGATAATGTTTCGGCTATTTCCATTGAGGCTTTGCTTACAGAGTTTTTTACAGTTATGAACAGGCAGCATGAGATAAGCAATTCTAAATTACCTTCATGGTTAAAAACAGTGGAAAGCATTTTAACGGAAGAAACCGAAATGCCTCTAACTCTTGAAAATCTTTCAGAACGCTCCGGTGTCCACCCTGTTCATATTTCAAGGATGTTCCCAAAATACTACGGGACCACTATAGGTAATTATATCCGCAAAATTAAAATAAATAAAGCTATAGACCTAATTTTCAATTCAGAGCTCTCACTAACTCAAATAAGCGCAGCATGCGGCTTTTCCGATCAAAGTCATTTCATCCGTGTTTTCAGAGCTTTCAGCAAAACCACACCGCAATTATTCAGAAAAACACTGAAAAATTAATTTTTAATTTTTCTAAATGTTAATTTCATTCTATTTTAGAAATCAGATGTTCATTATCTTTGTTGAAAATTAATTTTTATAAACTATTAATGAAAATACTGCTAATCATTATATCATTAATTACTCTCCCAAATGTAATATACTCATTAAATACTTTCGATAGCCTGTTTATTAAAGATAACGGAATTACTTCCGAAGTTCATAAGAACAACACAGGTAAAATTACATTTATGGAAAGTATTATTCCAGTTGAAAGTTTTACCGAATCTGATTTCCTTAGTTCAATTGAGCTTCTCAACGTAAAAGATCTGAACATTCGTGTGTATCTTAAGAATTCGTTGACCAATGAGCTGCACAAACTTGCCCCGGAGCTTTCTGCTGATGAGCTAAATGCCAAGGGCAATTACAGGTTTGAATTTTATGTTGATGATAATTTAATGTACTCAGAAGACCTAAATCCCGGCGCGGGTTCAGGTGAGAGTAAAAAAGTAAATACTGTTTTCAGGGTACCGCTGATAAGCTCAACCGGCGAAGATTCATGGGGCAGGTTTTTATGGCAGAGATTCATGTTCAAAGGCGGAGAAGATGCCCTTACTGAAGGAACGCATAAGCTTAAAATTATTATTAAGCCGTATTTTAAAAATGGATCTGTGATCTACGGTGATGTAATTGCATCCGGTGAAATTTTACTGAACATAAAATACCCCGAAATAAGCGAAGCAGAAAGCCGCATACAGTTAATTTCAAGCAATAGCGGCTGGGAAACGGCTGGTGATGTGGTTGATACAGCTATTATCAGAGATCTTAATACCAAAATACTTCAAAATTACTTCAAAGAAATAACAGGTATTGCAGTAATAAAAAGCGGTGAGCTTGTTTTAGAAGAATATTTTAACGGTTACAACAGGGATTCCCTTCACGATACACGCTCTGTTGGTAAATCATTTGCATCTGCATTAACCGGTATTGCAATTAATGATGGCTTTATAAAGAGTGAAAATGAAACTTTAAACAAATTTTATGACCTAAAAAAATATGATAACTTCAGCCTTGATAAAGAAAAAGTCACTCTTAAAAGCCTTTTAACAATGAGCTCAGGTTTTTACGGGTCTGATCTC
Coding sequences within:
- a CDS encoding META domain-containing protein, yielding MKRSIILTICAALILAENIYSQNQNELAGTWQGKLPCADCEYINYKLILLSDNTYKDEMDYYNKDVKPFQTAGKWSFSDNILTLDESTGMKQKFRLSGNTLNLLDASGNSVPQGQITRMTKEQPVETDRWAAKRSKGIDFTGMGNEPFWNIDLDLDDKTLTYSRLGESSITFTNIKEAAVMDAPVITYQGNTAKHEISVDIIKQECTDNMAGDVFPYKVTVKLRTGKSLKVDTLNGCGTYLADLRLGGNWLISKVNGKDISEYKIMKEKSPQMVLSLSLERFSGNAGCNSFFGSFESKGNKLRFGKTASTMMMCPDMKLENDVFSIINEGYYSFIIENNILTLIDMKGNVVIDFIKAD
- a CDS encoding winged helix-turn-helix transcriptional regulator, with protein sequence MNKESESVKLDMLFSSLGDSTRREILSRIKEKPQNIIKLAEDFNMSLPAVSKHIKILSEAQFIIKEKKGRFIYCSYNFNAIKPALDWINTQHSLWDNSFNKLTELIKIKTITKRGRRNKR
- a CDS encoding serine hydrolase, producing the protein MKILLIIISLITLPNVIYSLNTFDSLFIKDNGITSEVHKNNTGKITFMESIIPVESFTESDFLSSIELLNVKDLNIRVYLKNSLTNELHKLAPELSADELNAKGNYRFEFYVDDNLMYSEDLNPGAGSGESKKVNTVFRVPLISSTGEDSWGRFLWQRFMFKGGEDALTEGTHKLKIIIKPYFKNGSVIYGDVIASGEILLNIKYPEISEAESRIQLISSNSGWETAGDVVDTAIIRDLNTKILQNYFKEITGIAVIKSGELVLEEYFNGYNRDSLHDTRSVGKSFASALTGIAINDGFIKSENETLNKFYDLKKYDNFSLDKEKVTLKSLLTMSSGFYGSDLDMSSPGNEENMYPAADWVKFALDLPMDSLKTIGKSWDYFTAGVVLLGDILNKSVPNGLEKYSAEKLFQPLEISRYQWEYTPQGVANTAGGLRLRLLDLAKFGWLYNNKGKYKNKQILPEEWVNKSLTRHLQIPGSENEFYGYLFWNMIFNVNGISYEAYYASGNGGNKIFIFKELPLVIVITSTAYNKPYSHRQVNIILEKYLLPAVVK
- a CDS encoding helix-turn-helix transcriptional regulator, producing MEYLDKGKYYGVPNKVINLGDIVLTDNEYVHKKVDWHYHENAYFTYLIKGRLQEINKKETFNCNAGTLLFHNCQDAHYNIKPDGFTRGFQLEFSSGWLHKHDFKTENFEGSGIICDIELRNIFNNIYIESVLNDNVSAISIEALLTEFFTVMNRQHEISNSKLPSWLKTVESILTEETEMPLTLENLSERSGVHPVHISRMFPKYYGTTIGNYIRKIKINKAIDLIFNSELSLTQISAACGFSDQSHFIRVFRAFSKTTPQLFRKTLKN
- a CDS encoding SRPBCC domain-containing protein, with product MEEEIKDKTLIYLKREFPCSAEELFKAFLKEELFSKWFCPPGFEAGNFNVSPFEGGGYKCEFLKEGKHVLTIKGEYKEIKKFSRLIFTLMYDPDHSNIGKCIITVSFSGSDSRTTLVLNQEINGKIESSGRTKGWEFMFGVLEKLIIK